The Helianthus annuus cultivar XRQ/B chromosome 11, HanXRQr2.0-SUNRISE, whole genome shotgun sequence region agccctgagatgtaggtcacttgttgctcgggagcgcacttgctcattcgaagaacagactcagtcttctcagcccatcttacaaatgcaacagcacctcctgtgccgtcgaaattcacgggcttgcaatcgagaaattgcttgtaagtgcaccctgcacatacgtttgaatttacaaatggtattagcgaacatgctataaatatccaaatgtatcataaTATATCTCAAAcaacttaacattaccattaggtggattgttattgccgtggtTTTGAGAGATATTTCCACTTGTCTCTGCATGAGAAGCAGCATATTGCGCGATAGCAGCGGCAATGAttccttgaagttctgcctcattagtgggcatgcGTGGATCatgtcttggtggcatcttctaaaagatgtttcacgttggtcaggtcatagtaagtaaatgaATTATACGTATACCAtttatcaacacataacatctaatgttacaaataaatcaagcacataacatttcgtgttatagaatataaacaatcaatccaacatcacatataatgagaatactgcgattgcgctatcataaatcaagaccacagtataatgtttacaagttcataactgtatcgtacatcatcagtgactaagggccacatcgccctagtccaaactATCTAATCAGTGACAACAACAACCaatatacaaaacatcaaaagtcatAATATCAAAATGCGGTCTCCAAAAAGCTTTGTAGTttgcacaatcgcggtcgtctcaccaaaagtctacctgcgtcgaatcaaaatgcctatgctgatggcagaggaggaggaggaaaatgagagTAATACAGGCGACGCACATGTAACCAATCCTACTCTAATGCGTGACAGACGCGCAAcaaatatgctatctgctgctcagagATCAAGAAACGGACGTCTGAGTCGGGTGAATGTGGACGCGGAGGGTGGGATGCTGAAAGTGGGGTCTGACAACGACAAggtggtcgctgagctctctccaacCCCTGTATGCGACGGGTCAgtgcctcctgctgtatcatcaaaGATGTGAGGATGTCCTCCGTAGAATACCCAACATAgtatgggtgatacggatcagaCAGTGGCATaatagggggcgtagtccatagaAATGGCTCGCTCGACGGGGTGAAGGACGGTGCAGTAGATGGTGCAACAGTGGGAAACTGCGATGTGAATGGAAAAGGTGATGATAGCATGGGTGGAACAGGGATAGGCGGCTGCCtagatgacccctctccaggaagcggtggcggtatgtcctgaaGAAACGTAACAGGAAGATCTGTGCGATGAGTATCTGTGATGTATGGGGGAATCAGGGGGATATCAGTGGGTGCTGAAATGGGTGCTAAAGCGGGTGCTAAAACAGGGGCTGCTGGAGGTGTAACTGGTAACACGAATGGTGGGTAATCGTCGTCATCATCTatccacccgttacgggtgtcGGCGTAACGTGGATCTATATGGGTAGCGaaaggtgcacggtcgaacaTCACCGGCACGGGATCAGGAAATGGTGCAATAACAGGATCCTCTATCAAAAGTGGAGCATCAATAGGAGCGTCAGcaacatgatcatccaccaacggTGGAGCAACAACATGATGATCGGTAATGGGTATATTATCAACAAAAGGAGCAACAACGGGTGCATcgtcatgaacagggtcatgctctaatgcagggTCAGGAGCAGCTACAGGCTccggggccacagcaggctccggatcaacaaactccatatcAAAATCAGCTGGACCATCAAACAAAGGATCGACAGGGGCTACAGGCTCCTCTAGGGGCTGATCTAAGTGAATGAACtcaatatcctggtcaggatcaaaaccagggggaaagacaggaactagatcatcatcaacatcgtGATCGAACTCGAAGTCATGTGCGGGGGCAGGTGCAGCTGATGACACCatgtcagggtcggcgtcgtgagAGTGATGCTGCACTCCCTGAGTGTGCAAAGATGCAGACGCCAcagactcaaatgagtctgggacaggtgaatgaacaggagcctcctctgcaggagcatcagcaaTGGGTAAGATGACATCAGCAGCAATAGGGGCCTCACCCTCATGGTCAGCCTCaggtgggtcctcctcaaacagaTCAACGTCGTCGTCAGAAACAACAtcgaggggcatatcaacaactggataagcagcaaggggtacaggagcagggatcaccacgAGTGGTAAATCTCCAGCGggatggccatcagcaggctcggcTCCGACGTCAGgtagcgcaaagggctggaaatcgtcatcaTCGGTACTGGTGGTGTCGGAAGTGTAGACCTCTCGCTCTTACGAAACTATGTCATCTGATACTATCGCCATGGGATCTAGAGTATCTGAAACTCCAGTGTCTGATGAAgaaggcatgatgtctgtaacacaatcacacacatgcacaaataatcatcatatattcaaataaacatgttagtcaccaataagtaaacaagtaattctcctagtctcactagactaacctcccagcctctcagactgaacctcctagtctctcagactaactccctggtctcacaaaccaaaacctccccaatcttAAAGATTGGCCCTCAGTCTacatgactgaacctccccagcctttagggctgaactccctcGGTCACCACGACTgaaccataaattttgaaaagtgctcatactttttgtttgtgaaaaaaatgttttgtatcctggatctggacgtaatgtatgcaatgtaaaaatgttttcgtgagagccctagtgatcatagtctagactcgagaaggaatcctagttcgctatgatcaaagctctgataccaagctgtcacaccctggctttgcggaagcatgggtttatttggtgtgacttcttaacaCCATatcttaatcacaacaaagctatatgaaagtaaaaccatgatgatcatccattgattcaagttttaaaaataaaatacgacatcattgttttaaaagttgacacatgcaacgagattacaacacaacataataaaaacattgttcatatgacacaaccataagacatgaaataaacacagcttaagacttgtgactcgaccaggcaaaagtcacaacccTTAAACTTTGATGACATCATTCTTtctacgcagcttgacgacatagcataccttgccagatccctaatttcctgaaatacatgtaatttgaaaaatcaacaaaaagttgagcgagttcatgtaaaagtgagtatgaataaacctttgaagtatgtataaaagtccctggtatgtagcaataagaaaaaaaaaaaaagagatcaccaatgggttgcaaagccactggtatgtgtgagaaagtgcagggaaactcaaacctagcagatttgtaccgggcttccggctgtaagacacagtcacctctatgggcctccccggcctcacgggtgtgggctcgctacacccaaatagatctatcactcttgtgtccctcggtcctaacaaagagAATTAATGGCCTCGAGCGTTacacccacccctcacatgatctagttgtagtaaaaaccctccctacgctaaccataccatgtaataaaagtTGTAATAGTTGTCGcgtgtatttcacccccgaagtataaaactgaaaatagtaaagggaaaagggggacatgaactcacagaagtgcgtctcgaaatagtcgatcccaaatcaacctgctgcgtgacgacctacacgtactaaatcctattagacggatggccgtgccttggcttaaggtttaacgtttttgggaaatagttagacaactatttcgtatttacacatcttaattattttataaatatattccttcccaaggatgggggtactaatacatgtgtgtttttataatttcgaaaatatatttttaagtctcacttgaaaaatatatttaatcactttgtctaaaatgttttaatttccaaaatatatatatttttcccaaaaatattatattttattccttaagtttttcccaaaataatatttcaccaaaaatattctaataagagtatttttctgaaaaatacataagttacatttttaaagttcgTGTTTTATTACGGTActtatataacttaaatatttattttgtgagagcgttgatattattttggaagtcgtaatttcatgatatttcaagttatattatttttaccctaacaAATACCTAGTTCAcgaaataatcacataatcacacaagcgtcttattataaaatatatatttaacaagttttatttacgaaaatccacctccgatacttggttatttttgtaataaaaatcatggcgaagtttatatttgaaaaacaagttaaaaatatatttgtaaccatttgttataaaaatatttctaagtgttatatttttagaaaaatttcgcctgagtttcctctgtaaatggaggtgtccatgcttttagcatatcattttctttttgtaaaaccaatcaaccaatttaccaatcaacaatatacaatatTTATTCATCAAACTAGACAAAATATGaataaatcataaactcatgaacttgaaggttttgtaaaaacatgtaGTAAATCACcaacacatttagtaggttttgttatttctaaaaataagtttagtttcttgtGAACTTCAttttttaaagaatttgaagtttaaCAGCTTCTAGTCAAGATTCACAAAAATACTTCTTTGTTAAATTtattgttacacaagtgttcattAACTTGTTCATTTACCAAGTTTGCTTCTAGTTCATAaaatatccgggttttaacaaaactagtatttcccgcttggttcttccgaaacaccacttgtagatctttagatccacaagtttacaacttcattttacaagaaaattatgtttattcaagttcaagttcatggtggatggtttcatcatcttttcaaatctctaacactaacacactactagttcatgttcttgaacatgatctagtatgtctagatgatgatccatcccacttttagtaacaaataacatcaaataatcacaaccatacaagattcacaagatttacacacgttcttctctttatccaccattaatcacttatgttcaagactttaatgcaagttctttagtgttcttaatttttaaccattaaatcacctattaaccaccataaacaagatcaagatgatgattagaaacacttactactagctcaaggctagggaagaaacaagatgtaaatgtggtggataaaagaaaatgagagtggttcttgaactttcgaaAGCACCAAGCCTACTTGTATGATCCCTTGCACCTTTGAGTATGTAAGAAATGGTTGGAATGGAGGTTGATGATGGTGAGATGGTGGTGAGTGGGTTCGGCCGTGAGGGGCGTAGAGGGAAGGAGAAAGGAGTTGTTGTTGATGAAGTGTAGAATGAGAgagaatggtggactaatgaACTTATTTATAATCCATTCCCACTATTATCCTCCATATATTATGTCACAAAATATCCAACACAagttaataaaataatcaacaaaAGGAGAGTGTGGGTCACCCTAAGGTGACCGTcattttgaggggggggggtatggttGGGTTGTGATGATATGGTTAAGACTTAGTTGAAATCAAATGGTATTTAGTTGGGGTATTTGTGTGTTtattaatataaagggtgttagggtgttcggggaccctaactagctcggataagtaaaaacaatgtctttggcaatatttttatattctgggtaaagtccggttgttcggttggatattgatccgttaaagtgctaagtaaagctataaagtgccgtttatattatttttagtaaCACAATAAAttaccaacactttggaaagtgtctagaacTATTTTACTAAGTTTTTACACTctactagttatgttaaatgTTGATTTTTTGCatgtagtgcagaattttgtaattaaagtatgttttaggcacttccggtcactataactatcacctagtgacacagttctataatcctcacctccctacactccctactagtgtagtaatctattcccagctcatactggcctcggaaacaatgtctgtctagtgctggcaatgtcagcatgtttactgggttatccgctcactgtgctaactgtgcttttgtgcatcaagtttgtcactactgttttgtgtgtaataaatggagtgtcAGTAATAGAGTacgatgcatgagtatgtatgtatcagaaaacagaaagcaattTATTCGtaattgtaattaagcacagtaattaagcactaattaaatattaattaatttgttcggatacctggatttgtgagggttgtcacataacgagacttatgtgcttcatccatcacaagctcacgtaatTTTCCATAGAgcgggacccagatgcgtcctgttacatagtaggcatcgtcttccttttgttctaactgTTTCCTTGATctgtagggactcagccctgacgttttctggtttcaatgcttctacctgagcatctcgtatcagggaaggaagactagactgaatggtgagttgtaacgctcgcacacgcctaggtgtagtatcctttcgactgagggcgtcggccacaacattagccttgcccggatggtacttgatcgcgcattcgtagtcattcaatagctcgacccatcgacactgtcgcatgtttaattccttctgtttgaagatatgctcgagactcctgtgatcggtgtaaatggtgcacttggtaccgtacaggtaatgtctccatatcttaagcgcgaaaacaacagctcccagctccagatcgtgtgtagtgtagttcctttcgtggactttaagttggcgtgaggcgtaagcaatgactttatcccgttgcatcaacacacacccaagaccctgaattgatgtgtcacaataaaccacaaagtcgtctgtgccctctggcaatgagagaattggTGCGCTGCacagtctatcctttaggtgctgaaatgcagattcttgtgcatcaccccaacggtaggtg contains the following coding sequences:
- the LOC118484032 gene encoding calphotin-like codes for the protein MPLDVVSDDDVDLFEEDPPEADHEGEAPIAADVILPIADAPAEEDIEFIHLDQPLEEPVAPVDPLFDGPADFDMEFVDPEPAVAPEPVAAPDPALEHDPVHDDAPVVAPFVDNIPITDHHVVAPPLVDDHVADAPIDAPLLIEDPVIAPFPDPVPVMFDRAPFATHIDPRYADTRNGWIDDDDDYPPFVLPVTPPAAPVLAPALAPISAPTDIPLIPPYITDTHRTDLPVTFLQDIPPPLPGEGSSRQPPIPVPPMLSSPFPFTSQFPTVAPSTAPSFTPSSEPFLWTTPPIMPLSDPYHPYYVGYSTEDILTSLMIQQEALTRRIQGLERAQRPPCRCQTPLSASHPPRPHSPDSDVRFLISEQQIAYLLRKMPPRHDPRMPTNEAELQGIIAAAIAQYAASHAETSGNISQNHGNNNPPNGNVKLFEIYYDTFGYL